TTGCAAAGGGAAGAAGACGGACAATTGGCCATAGACGTTTATCAGAAAGACAATGAAATCGTCATTCTGGCCGCGATTGGCGGTCTTGATTCGGACAAGCTTGATATTTCGCTTCATAATGATATACTCACCATTCGCGGAGAGCGAAAAACGAATGAGGAAATCGGAGAACATGATTATTTTTATAAAGAATGCTATTGGGGAAAATTTTCGCGCTCGATAATTTTGCCCGTGGAAATAAAGGCGGATGAAATAGGCGCGACCATAAAAAACGGCGTTTTGAAAATAGTGTTGCCCAAAGCCAATCCCGAGCGAAAAATCAAACTTAAAGTTTTGGACGAAGAATAATGAAATTTATGAAAGTGAAAATTTATCTTGATAGAATCGAGGAGGGCAAAGCTGTTTTTTTAACGGACACAAAAAAACAATTGATAATCGACAGTGATTTGTTTGAAGAAAAATTAAAGGAAGGGCAAGTGTTTTGGCTTGATTTTTCAGTTGATGAAAAAGAAGCCGAGGACAAAAGCGAATTGGCTAAAAAAATATTGAACGAAATAATTTCGGATAATTAATTGTCATGGCAAAGGAAGAGAAAGAAAAAAAGAATTTTAAAAATCCGGGTCGGTTGTTTTTCGTGGCGGCCGGCGTTTTTTTGTTTGGCGCCTTGGCTTTTGCGTTCGTTTTTACTTATCAAAAATCCCATGAGGGCAAGATATATGATAGAGTGTGGGTCGGTGAAACGGAATTATCCAAAGCCACCATTGATTTGGCCAAACTGGCGATGAGCAAGGAATTCAATGATAAGTACGATCAGGGCTTTGTTTTTGTTTACGGCGATAAACGAGAAAAAACATTAAACGACTATGAGGTGCTTTTGGGCGTGGAGGCGCAAATGGCCGCGCCTGATTTTGAAAAAACGGCGCAGGACGCCTTTGGAGTCGGACGTTCGGGCAATGTGTTGATTGATTTGAAGGATCAATTGTTCGGTTTGATTTTCGGGAAAAGGATAGACTTGTCGTTTTCTTTGAACCGCGATTATTTAATCGATCAGCTCAAAGAGGCTTTCGGAGAATTCGAGGACAATGCCAGATCGGCTGAAATCGAGGTGTCCGTGAAGTCGAAAGTCAATAAAGAAATGGAAGTGAAAATAATTCCCGAAAAAGAAGGCGTGGGTTTTGATTACGAAAAGTACGCGGACATGCTGGCGGATAAAATAACGAGATTGGACAATAGCGACATTTCGATGAAACTGGAAAAGCAATCTCCGGCCATCAAAGCGGCCGATGCCGGCGGCATTGCGCAAAAAACAACGGAGTTGGTGGCGGACAATGACGAGATAAACTTTGTTTTTGAAGATCAAAAATGGACGGCGTCCTGGTATGATTACGTCTCTTGGTTGGCCTTGGACAAAGCTGATAAAAACGAAGTGATTTTGACTTTCGATAAAACGAAATTTGAGGAATTTCTTCAGCCCATAATCAAGGAAATTAATATCGCGCCAAAGAACGCCAGATTTGAATTGGCGGACGGCAAAGTGACCGAGTTTCAATTGAGCAAAAACGGCAGAGAGATAAATATTGATCAAACATTCGATGGATTAATCAATCTGTTTTTCAAGTCCGGAGAAAATGAAATAAAATTGGCGGTTGAAGAAAAATTGCCTGATGTGAATACGGAAAACATCGCGGACATGGGCATCAGAGAATTGATCGGATCGGGCACATCCAATTTCAGCGGCAGTCCGGCAAACAGAAGATATAACATTAAAATCGGTTCGAATTCATTGCATGGAATATTGATAAAGCCGGGCGAAGAATTTTCTTTGGTGAAAAATCTCGGCAGAATCGACGGCAGCACCGGTTATTTGCCCGAGCTGGTGATTCGAGGCAATAAGACCGTGCCGGAATTTGGCGGCGGTTTGTGCCAAGTGGCCACAACTATGTTTCGCGCGGCGATTGACACCGGTTTGCCGGTTACGGAAAGAAAACCGCATTCATACAGAGTTTCATATTACGAGCCGGCCGGAACAGACGCCACCATTTACGATCCCAGTCCTGATCTGAAATTCATCAATGACACGGGACAGTATATTTTAATTCAAACCGCAATTTCCGGAGATACTTTGACCTATGAATTTTGGGGCACGTTCGATGGCAGAACAGTGGAAGTCACTGAGCCTAAAATTTTTAATATTACCTATCCCGGTCCGACCAAGGAAATCGAATCCCCGGATCTGGCTCCCGGAGTGAGAAAATGCACGGAGCGGGCGCACAATGGAGCGGACGCGGTTTTCTACAGAATCATCACCCCTGCTTCGGGGGACGCAATCAATGAAACTTGGTCCAGTACTTATCGGCCATGGCAGGCGGTGTGCTTGGTCGGGCCCAGCGAAGCTCCGGTAGAAGAAAGTTCCAGTGATGCCCCGGTGACCCCTGAAAATTAATTGATAAAAAAAGACGCGCCATAAGGCGCGTTTTATATTTAAAACGTCCTCAAACGGACAGACAAGAAATTTTTATCCTGGTCGAATCTAGCCGAAGCCTGATTTGACCATAAATAAAAACCCCATGCTTGTCGTGTCTGTCCGTTTGAGGACGCTTTTGGGCCGACATAATAGTATAGCCTATTTGAAAAGGATTGTCAATGGCTAGAATATCTTATCGATTAATCCGTAATCTTTCGCTTCTTGCGGGCTCATAAAATTGTCTCTATCAGAGTCTTTTTCAACCGTTGCTACGGGTTGCCCCGTGTGCTTCGATAAAATCTCGTTTAGACGATCTTTGATTTTTAATATCCGTTCCGCTCTGATTTTAATGTCGGAAGCTTGGCCCTCGGCGCCGCCCATGACTTGATGAATCAGTATTTCGGAATTGGGCAGAGAAAATCTTTTGTCTTTGGCTCCGGCAGCCAAAAGCACGGCCCCCATGCTGGCGGCCAGGCCGATGCAAATAGTGGATACATCGGGTTTTATGTACTGCATGGTGTCATAAATCGCCATGCCGGCAGTGACAGAACCGCCGGGACTATTGATATATAATTTGATATCTTTTTTGGGATCTTCGCTTTCCAGGAACAATAATTGAGCGATTACGGTGTTGGCTACATTATCGTCAATGGTTGAACCCAAAAAAATTATGCGTTCTTTGAGCAATCTTGAATAAATATCATAAGCTCTTTCGCCGAAATTGGTTTTTTCAATGACTGTTGGTATCAAATTCATAAATTACAAATAGTTAATTCTATTTAGGACAAGCTAGGTTTAGGTTTAACTGTTTTGTTACAAATCGTTGCTTCTAATTAACTTGCCTTTGCCTAGAAATTGCGAATAATTAATTCTATTAGGACAGGCTTGGTTTAGGTCTAATTGTTGCTACAGATTGCCGGCGCCCGATAGCTTTGCTGGGCGATGAAAATTGCGGATAAATATTCAATAGCGTTTTCAACTTGTGATTATTACATTTTAAAAAATTATTGTCAATCAGTCAAAGTTCTGGTTGTGTGGAAGTGTCTTATTTTAGCACAAATTATCCACAATTTACTAACAATCGCTAATATTTGGCTGAAATGCTGTTGAATATGGGACAGATCGGTAAAGACGGTTTCTGGGCTCCGTTGACAGGTTGTGATATATATGCTATGATATATAATCAATATCATTTCGCGTGGTTAATAAAAAGATATAGGGGAGAGAGTGGAGGGCAGAATTTATCAATATTGGCCTTGGACCACAATTACCTCTATATCTTTTTGTTAACCAAGAGCCCGCCTTTAGTCGGTAATACATGGAAAAGGCGTTATTCTTTCAAAAACTTTCAAGTGAGTAGATAGGTATCAATTTCTCTCTCCTCATATCTTTTAGGAGGTCCAGCTTATCTACTCGCTTGAAGGTTTTTTTAATCTTTATCAGTTAAACAAAATGTGTTAGAATACAAAAGACGATAAAATATTTCCCATGGCCAGAAGAAAAAGAAAAAAAATAAAAGAAGAGCCCGTTCGCGAAAAAGAACTTAGCCCCGAGGCAAAAAAGGGGATAGTGGTGGTTTTTATATTCGCCGTTGGCGTGCTTTCCTTTTTGAGCCTGTTGCAAATGGCGGGCAGAATAGGGATTTTTATTGATTCCGCTTTAAGCATATTCATCGGTTGGACCAAATACGCCTTTCCCATTTTAATGATCATCTACGCTTATCTTCTGTTTCGAGATGAGCGATATCAAATAACCAAAGCCAAATATGTTGGCTTTTTATTTTTTGTTTTGAGCTTTAACGCGCTTTTACATATTTCCTATGCCGCGAGTGAGGCGCTCGAAATGTCGGCCAGCGGCCTTGGCGGCGGATTCCTGGGATTGGTTTTAAGTTACCCGTTGCAATTTGTGATGGGAAAAATCGCGACGATTGTAATTTTATTGGCATTGCTTTTGATCAGCTTGCTTTTAATGTTCAATACTTCCATAAAAAATCTTGTTTTCGGAAATTCTCGATTGGCGTTTTTAAAGCGCCCGTTCGGAGTGTTATTCGCTCGAAAAGAAGATGAATCATCTGAAGAAGAATCGGAAACGGAGACGGTTGAAAAAGCGACGCAGGAGTCTTCTATTGAAAATGAAGAACAGGATGAAAAGAAGGTGGCAAAGGAATTAAACGAGTCCGAGGAAACCGCCGTTCAATTTCCCAACAAAGGAATTAAGATTGATTTGCCCCTGACATTATTGAATAAAAAA
The genomic region above belongs to Candidatus Bipolaricaulota bacterium and contains:
- a CDS encoding Hsp20/alpha crystallin family protein; amino-acid sequence: MSDKNNQPFDFLENFLAENQNVFLKNYKKNSVEHEWPENLYSSEKGAEDLQREEDGQLAIDVYQKDNEIVILAAIGGLDSDKLDISLHNDILTIRGERKTNEEIGEHDYFYKECYWGKFSRSIILPVEIKADEIGATIKNGVLKIVLPKANPERKIKLKVLDEE
- a CDS encoding DUF3006 family protein; this translates as MKVKIYLDRIEEGKAVFLTDTKKQLIIDSDLFEEKLKEGQVFWLDFSVDEKEAEDKSELAKKILNEIISDN
- a CDS encoding VanW family protein, which codes for MAKEEKEKKNFKNPGRLFFVAAGVFLFGALAFAFVFTYQKSHEGKIYDRVWVGETELSKATIDLAKLAMSKEFNDKYDQGFVFVYGDKREKTLNDYEVLLGVEAQMAAPDFEKTAQDAFGVGRSGNVLIDLKDQLFGLIFGKRIDLSFSLNRDYLIDQLKEAFGEFEDNARSAEIEVSVKSKVNKEMEVKIIPEKEGVGFDYEKYADMLADKITRLDNSDISMKLEKQSPAIKAADAGGIAQKTTELVADNDEINFVFEDQKWTASWYDYVSWLALDKADKNEVILTFDKTKFEEFLQPIIKEINIAPKNARFELADGKVTEFQLSKNGREINIDQTFDGLINLFFKSGENEIKLAVEEKLPDVNTENIADMGIRELIGSGTSNFSGSPANRRYNIKIGSNSLHGILIKPGEEFSLVKNLGRIDGSTGYLPELVIRGNKTVPEFGGGLCQVATTMFRAAIDTGLPVTERKPHSYRVSYYEPAGTDATIYDPSPDLKFINDTGQYILIQTAISGDTLTYEFWGTFDGRTVEVTEPKIFNITYPGPTKEIESPDLAPGVRKCTERAHNGADAVFYRIITPASGDAINETWSSTYRPWQAVCLVGPSEAPVEESSSDAPVTPEN
- the clpP gene encoding ATP-dependent Clp endopeptidase proteolytic subunit ClpP, which codes for MNLIPTVIEKTNFGERAYDIYSRLLKERIIFLGSTIDDNVANTVIAQLLFLESEDPKKDIKLYINSPGGSVTAGMAIYDTMQYIKPDVSTICIGLAASMGAVLLAAGAKDKRFSLPNSEILIHQVMGGAEGQASDIKIRAERILKIKDRLNEILSKHTGQPVATVEKDSDRDNFMSPQEAKDYGLIDKIF